One segment of Pan paniscus chromosome 20, NHGRI_mPanPan1-v2.0_pri, whole genome shotgun sequence DNA contains the following:
- the R3HDM4 gene encoding R3H domain-containing protein 4 isoform X4, whose product MEPPARGSWAPVRGSGFTHVAMRSSLVPAARPAPLALWACLRPPAFPGRPGSLLSFGPLPSCLPALASSQVKRLSASRRKQHFINQAVRNSDLVPKAKGRKSLQRLENTQYLLTLLETDGGPPGLEDGDLAPPASPGIFAEACNNATYVEVWNDFMNRSGEEQERVLRYLEDEGRSKARRRGPGRGEDRRRGGQGQDERPKTAPWSPTPAEDPAYTPRECFQRISRRLRAVLKRSRIPMVPQFPDHRAALPRKRWRPGRSGCFGSSPCPPRPCTQQC is encoded by the exons ATGGAGCCTCCCGCCAGAGGGTCCTGGGCCCCTGTCCGCGGGTCGGGGTTCACCCACGTGGCCATGCGCTCCAGCCTGGTCCCTGCCGCACGCCCGGCCCCACTCGCCCTCTGGGCTTGTCTGCGCCCCCCTGCCTTTCCGGGCAGACCCGGCTCCTTGCTCTCCTTTGG GCCccttcccagctgcctgcctgccCTAGCCAGCTCCCAGGTGAAGAGACTCTCGGCTTCCAGGCGGAAACAGCACTTCATCAACCAGGCAGTGCGGAACTCAGACCTCGTGCCCAAGGCCAAGGGGCGGAAGAGCCTCCAGCGCCTGGAGAATA CCCAGTACCTCCTGACCCTGCTGGAGACAGACGGGGGCCCGCCTGGCCTGGAGGATGGGGACTTGGCACCCCCTGCATCACCAGGCATCTTTGCCGAGGCCTGCAACAACGCCACCTACGTGGAG GTCTGGAACGATTTCATGAACCGCTCCGGGGAGGAGCAGGAGCGGGTTCTTCGCTACCTGGAGGATGAGGGCAGGAGCAAGGCGCGGAGGAGGGGCCCTGGCCGTGGGGAGGACCGGAGGAGAG GTGGGCAGGGCCAGGACGAGCGCCCCAAGACTGCCCCTTGGTCCCCCACTCCTGCAGAGGACCCCGCCTATACACCCCGCGAGTGCTTCCAGCGCATCAGCCGGCGTCTGCGAGCCGTCCTCAAGCGCAGCCGCATCCCCATG GTCCCGCAGTTCCCTGACCACCGGGCCGCTCTCCCCAGGAAACGCTGGAGACCTGGGAGGAGCGGCTGCTTCGGTTCTTCTCCGTGTCCCCCCAGGCCGTGTACACAGCAATGCTAG
- the R3HDM4 gene encoding R3H domain-containing protein 4 isoform X6 encodes MEPPARGSWAPVRGSGFTHVAMRSSLVPAARPAPLALWACLRPPAFPGRPGSLLSFGPLPSCLPALASSQVKRLSASRRKQHFINQAVRNSDLVPKAKGRKSLQRLENTQYLLTLLETDGGPPGLEDGDLAPPASPGIFAEACNNATYVEVWNDFMNRSGEEQERVLRYLEDEGRSKARRRGPGRGEDRRREDPAYTPRECFQRISRRLRAVLKRSRIPMVPQFPDHRAALPRKRWRPGRSGCFGSSPCPPRPCTQQC; translated from the exons ATGGAGCCTCCCGCCAGAGGGTCCTGGGCCCCTGTCCGCGGGTCGGGGTTCACCCACGTGGCCATGCGCTCCAGCCTGGTCCCTGCCGCACGCCCGGCCCCACTCGCCCTCTGGGCTTGTCTGCGCCCCCCTGCCTTTCCGGGCAGACCCGGCTCCTTGCTCTCCTTTGG GCCccttcccagctgcctgcctgccCTAGCCAGCTCCCAGGTGAAGAGACTCTCGGCTTCCAGGCGGAAACAGCACTTCATCAACCAGGCAGTGCGGAACTCAGACCTCGTGCCCAAGGCCAAGGGGCGGAAGAGCCTCCAGCGCCTGGAGAATA CCCAGTACCTCCTGACCCTGCTGGAGACAGACGGGGGCCCGCCTGGCCTGGAGGATGGGGACTTGGCACCCCCTGCATCACCAGGCATCTTTGCCGAGGCCTGCAACAACGCCACCTACGTGGAG GTCTGGAACGATTTCATGAACCGCTCCGGGGAGGAGCAGGAGCGGGTTCTTCGCTACCTGGAGGATGAGGGCAGGAGCAAGGCGCGGAGGAGGGGCCCTGGCCGTGGGGAGGACCGGAGGAGAG AGGACCCCGCCTATACACCCCGCGAGTGCTTCCAGCGCATCAGCCGGCGTCTGCGAGCCGTCCTCAAGCGCAGCCGCATCCCCATG GTCCCGCAGTTCCCTGACCACCGGGCCGCTCTCCCCAGGAAACGCTGGAGACCTGGGAGGAGCGGCTGCTTCGGTTCTTCTCCGTGTCCCCCCAGGCCGTGTACACAGCAATGCTAG